A region of Myxococcus stipitatus DSM 14675 DNA encodes the following proteins:
- a CDS encoding right-handed parallel beta-helix repeat-containing protein, with the protein MPSPRGVLSLLLLSLTAQAAEYRVGPGQSLASIGEVPWESLQPGDTVFIHARPTPYQEKWVLGVRGTAAAPITVRGVPDAAGNLPVIQGENATTRTQLNFWNEQRGIVKIGGANRPADTMPAYLVVENLHLKRARGAFTGRNGASRYLDNAAAIFIEKGEHITIRGCVLEDSGNGLFIANESSDILVERNHLHGNGNSGSIYEHNAYTEALGITYQFNRFGPLCAGCLGNNLKDRSGGTVIRYNWIEGGNRQLDLVESDSETIRADPSYARTFVYGNVLLEPAGAGNAQVIHFGGDNGTAAQYRSQLYLFNNTILSTRTDRTTLMRLSTNAQTAYVTSNAYLVEGNTGRSLALTDAAGTIRHGGNFYETGYTSTFGTLTGTIEETARNLQGDAPGLVDIAGQDFHLLENSPLRGAAVAPPPEAASLVVDWQYGKHRAAEPRAVSSPGHIGAYGDPAGPSTETPDAGSGAPDAGPAGPGAPGKAEDKGGCGAAGGGFAGPLGLVLLVAFALRRKWVG; encoded by the coding sequence ATGCCCAGCCCCCGCGGAGTCCTCAGCCTCCTGCTTCTGTCACTCACGGCCCAGGCAGCCGAGTATCGCGTGGGGCCCGGTCAGTCCCTGGCGAGCATCGGTGAAGTGCCCTGGGAGTCGCTGCAACCGGGCGACACCGTGTTCATCCACGCGCGCCCCACGCCGTACCAGGAGAAGTGGGTGCTGGGCGTGAGAGGCACCGCCGCGGCGCCCATCACCGTGCGAGGCGTACCGGACGCGGCGGGCAACCTGCCCGTCATCCAGGGCGAGAACGCCACCACGCGCACCCAGCTCAACTTCTGGAACGAGCAGCGCGGCATCGTGAAGATTGGCGGCGCCAATCGGCCCGCGGACACGATGCCCGCCTACCTCGTGGTGGAGAACCTGCACCTCAAGCGGGCACGAGGCGCCTTCACCGGACGGAACGGGGCCAGTCGCTATCTCGACAACGCGGCGGCCATCTTCATCGAGAAGGGTGAGCACATCACCATCCGAGGCTGCGTCCTGGAGGACAGCGGCAACGGCCTGTTCATCGCCAACGAGTCGTCGGACATCCTCGTCGAGCGCAACCACCTTCACGGCAACGGAAACTCCGGCAGCATCTACGAGCACAACGCGTACACCGAGGCGCTCGGCATCACGTACCAGTTCAACCGCTTCGGTCCGCTCTGCGCCGGGTGTCTGGGGAACAACCTGAAGGACCGCTCGGGCGGCACGGTCATCCGGTACAACTGGATTGAGGGCGGCAACCGGCAGCTCGACCTGGTGGAGTCCGACAGCGAGACGATTCGCGCGGACCCGTCCTATGCGCGCACGTTCGTCTACGGCAACGTGCTGCTGGAGCCCGCGGGGGCGGGCAACGCGCAGGTCATCCACTTCGGCGGGGACAATGGGACGGCGGCCCAGTACCGCTCGCAGCTCTACCTCTTCAACAACACCATCCTCTCCACGCGCACGGACCGCACCACGCTGATGCGCCTGTCGACGAATGCGCAGACCGCATACGTCACGAGCAATGCCTATCTGGTGGAAGGCAACACCGGTCGCTCGCTCGCGCTCACGGATGCGGCGGGGACGATTCGACATGGCGGCAACTTCTATGAAACCGGTTACACGAGCACGTTCGGCACGCTCACCGGCACCATCGAGGAGACGGCTCGCAATCTCCAGGGAGACGCCCCGGGCCTCGTGGACATCGCGGGGCAGGACTTCCACCTGCTGGAGAACTCGCCGTTGAGAGGTGCCGCCGTGGCGCCTCCTCCCGAGGCCGCATCCCTCGTCGTGGATTGGCAGTACGGGAAGCACCGCGCGGCCGAGCCTCGCGCGGTGAGCAGCCCGGGCCACATCGGAGCCTATGGCGACCCGGCGGGCCCCAGCACCGAGACACCGGATGCGGGCTCGGGAGCACCGGACGCGGGGCCGGCCGGGCCCGGTGCGCCTGGGAAGGCTGAAGACAAGGGCGGCTGTGGCGCGGCGGGAGGAGGCTTCGCGGGGCCCCTGGGACTCGTGCTGCTGGTGGCATTCGCGCTGCGCCGGAAGTGGGTCGGGTGA
- a CDS encoding XdhC family protein, which yields MKDLDAILRARAHARGPSVLATVVAVSGSSYRKPGARMLMGEDGWLAGGVSGGCLETDIVRKAFFRTSTAPCVLRYDSTGEGTEDEGGLSFALGCNGIVDVLLERFEAGAEEALSFAAEARNQGKRAVVATVYQGPSHTVGTRWMLREDGLGAGHVEGALGEAVRAAAHEALAQGRTWSGPCGDALVLMEVVEPPHSLVLFGSGFDVVPVVTQATGLGWRVTVVADRPKETLRRRFPLAHSVVSAKARDAAEAVRLTPRALVVLMTHSLPQDQVLLADLLPRPLRYLGVLGPRARTEKLLAAMSPPPGDALLEKLHAPVGLDLGAEGAEEIALSIVAELQAIVSDRVGGKLRERRAPIHTVAPPPARKLA from the coding sequence ATGAAGGACCTGGATGCCATCCTGCGCGCCCGTGCTCACGCCCGGGGCCCCTCTGTGTTGGCCACGGTGGTCGCGGTATCGGGCTCGTCCTATCGAAAGCCCGGCGCCCGGATGTTGATGGGCGAGGACGGGTGGCTCGCGGGAGGTGTCAGCGGCGGGTGCCTGGAGACGGACATCGTCCGCAAGGCGTTCTTCAGGACGAGCACCGCGCCTTGCGTGCTGCGCTACGACTCCACCGGAGAAGGCACCGAGGACGAAGGTGGGCTGTCCTTCGCGCTCGGCTGCAACGGAATCGTCGACGTGCTGCTGGAGCGCTTCGAGGCAGGCGCCGAGGAGGCACTCTCGTTCGCCGCCGAGGCGCGCAACCAGGGCAAGCGAGCCGTGGTGGCCACCGTGTACCAAGGCCCGTCTCACACCGTGGGCACACGCTGGATGCTCCGTGAGGACGGCCTGGGGGCCGGACACGTCGAGGGTGCACTGGGTGAAGCCGTCCGAGCCGCCGCGCATGAAGCACTGGCACAGGGGCGGACCTGGAGCGGCCCCTGTGGTGACGCCCTGGTGTTGATGGAGGTGGTGGAGCCTCCACATTCCCTGGTGCTGTTCGGCAGCGGCTTCGATGTCGTGCCCGTCGTGACCCAGGCAACAGGGCTCGGCTGGCGCGTCACGGTCGTCGCGGACCGTCCGAAGGAGACCCTGCGCCGCCGCTTTCCCCTCGCGCACTCCGTGGTCTCCGCGAAGGCGCGTGATGCGGCCGAAGCCGTCCGACTGACACCTCGCGCCCTCGTGGTGCTGATGACCCACAGCCTGCCGCAGGACCAGGTGTTGCTGGCGGACCTGCTCCCCCGCCCCTTGCGATACCTGGGCGTGCTGGGTCCTCGAGCTCGCACGGAGAAGCTGCTCGCGGCGATGTCTCCTCCGCCAGGCGATGCGCTGTTGGAGAAGCTGCATGCCCCCGTGGGGCTGGACCTGGGCGCGGAAGGGGCAGAGGAGATTGCCCTGTCCATCGTCGCCGAGCTGCAAGCCATCGTGTCGGACCGGGTCGGAGGCAAGCTGCGAGAGCGCCGCGCCCCCATCCACACCGTGGCGCCACCTCCCGCGCGGAAGCTCGCATGA
- a CDS encoding nucleotidyltransferase family protein, which yields MTVGVVLLAAGGSSRLGQPKQLVRHQGQTLVLRAVEMALSVGHGPVAVVLGAHPDAIALELTGLPVHCVRNADWALGPGGSLKAGLSAVLATESSGGPTVDAVLVLLCDQLTVDASHLKSLVTTLKTTNAAVVASAYDGTLGVPALFSRAVFAELEALPPEQGARGVIARDPSRVETVPLPGGNQDVDTPEDLARLK from the coding sequence GTGACGGTAGGCGTGGTGCTGCTCGCGGCCGGAGGCTCGTCGCGACTGGGACAACCCAAGCAGCTCGTCAGGCATCAAGGCCAGACGCTGGTGCTTCGCGCCGTGGAGATGGCCCTCTCGGTCGGCCATGGCCCCGTCGCCGTCGTCCTCGGTGCGCATCCCGACGCCATCGCCCTGGAGCTGACCGGGCTCCCCGTCCACTGCGTGAGGAACGCCGACTGGGCGCTCGGCCCGGGGGGCTCGCTGAAGGCGGGACTCTCGGCGGTGCTCGCGACGGAGTCCTCGGGCGGCCCCACCGTCGATGCCGTCCTGGTCCTGCTGTGCGACCAACTCACAGTGGACGCCTCCCACCTGAAGTCCCTCGTCACCACGCTGAAGACCACGAACGCCGCGGTGGTGGCCTCCGCCTATGACGGCACCCTCGGTGTACCCGCGCTGTTCTCCCGCGCCGTTTTCGCGGAGCTCGAAGCCCTTCCCCCCGAGCAGGGCGCACGCGGCGTCATCGCCCGGGACCCGTCCCGCGTCGAGACCGTCCCGCTCCCCGGCGGTAACCAGGATGTGGACACTCCCGAGGACCTCGCCCGATTGAAGTAA
- a CDS encoding YqgE/AlgH family protein, producing MPRYSVGLPLLAGLAALVLFPRLIDTLKAREHPPLAPEAGRVLVARPSGVSDTFHQTVVLLLEAGDTHRTWGLVLNRVRAPDEQPLPQGVDRWGGPVHPTHRITLTPQSQPPEGAHHLLSGLSWYASDQTTQPPAPGSLAFAGVAAWGPGQLEQELAGGAWWVVEVRAAEVFTPPGNLWATLAARHL from the coding sequence TTGCCACGCTACTCAGTCGGGTTACCGCTCCTCGCCGGCCTCGCGGCGCTCGTGCTCTTCCCGCGCCTCATCGACACACTCAAGGCCCGCGAACACCCGCCCCTCGCCCCCGAGGCCGGCCGGGTCCTGGTCGCCCGCCCCAGCGGCGTCTCCGACACCTTCCACCAGACCGTGGTGCTGCTCCTCGAAGCCGGCGACACCCACCGAACCTGGGGACTGGTCCTCAACCGGGTGCGCGCCCCTGACGAACAACCCCTCCCCCAGGGCGTGGACCGCTGGGGCGGCCCGGTCCACCCCACCCACCGCATCACCCTCACCCCTCAATCCCAACCACCCGAGGGAGCCCATCACCTCCTGAGTGGCCTCTCCTGGTACGCGTCAGACCAGACGACCCAACCACCCGCCCCAGGCTCGCTCGCCTTCGCCGGGGTGGCTGCCTGGGGCCCTGGACAGCTCGAGCAGGAGCTCGCTGGCGGAGCCTGGTGGGTGGTGGAAGTCCGCGCGGCGGAAGTCTTCACCCCTCCCGGAAACCTGTGGGCCACGCTCGCCGCGCGACACCTCTGA
- a CDS encoding sensor histidine kinase — protein MPRRADAPSPGGVGNLTHLERQGTVQVYMNPAPFTASGPPTDADSVTYSLPPGTEDEQGPSDGTRLRLLREMMSEAFLSLDAHGRIREVNSRAAALLGLPAEELQGQEPWVAEPALAGTSLHERLMAALTTREGGRFLAELPSRTWLDVNVQIVGEETWVLAADITRRQRAENEVARTEERFRQLGERFQVALDSAQMAVWETNLATGQVFRSEGHDRLYGYPHPLTEWTHERFIESLHPDDRMGVQTQLDDIFAGKADTYASTFRTAWPDGTWHWLTSRARVLRDATGKVVVIRGAILDITALKETEFALQEAVRTRDDFLSLASHELRTPLTSLRLQAQLLRRMGESNPTETLSAPRVHEKLESTERQLRRLGALVDNLLDVSRIRTGKLDFQFTEGDLAAVVGDLVARFTDEARHTGVQLTASVEGPVVGRFDRLRLEQVVSNLLSNALRYGAGNPVRLSLTRHEDGVRLLVRDGGPGVPPRDRERIFERFTQGDNARRRGGMGLGLYIVRQIVEAHGGHIRVEDAPGGGATFVVELPI, from the coding sequence ATGCCCCGGCGTGCGGACGCCCCCTCCCCTGGCGGAGTGGGCAACTTGACGCATTTGGAGCGCCAGGGGACGGTTCAGGTCTACATGAACCCCGCGCCGTTCACCGCGTCCGGCCCCCCGACGGACGCCGACAGCGTCACGTATTCCCTCCCTCCGGGCACGGAAGACGAGCAGGGCCCCTCCGACGGCACGCGGCTGCGGCTGCTCCGGGAGATGATGAGCGAGGCCTTCCTCTCGCTCGATGCCCACGGGCGCATCCGCGAGGTGAACAGCCGCGCCGCCGCGCTCCTGGGGCTGCCCGCCGAGGAGCTCCAAGGCCAGGAGCCCTGGGTCGCGGAGCCCGCGCTGGCGGGCACCTCGCTGCATGAGCGGCTGATGGCGGCGCTCACCACCCGGGAAGGCGGACGCTTCCTGGCGGAGCTGCCCTCGCGCACCTGGCTGGACGTGAATGTCCAAATCGTGGGCGAGGAGACATGGGTGCTCGCCGCCGACATCACCCGGCGACAGCGCGCGGAGAACGAAGTGGCCCGCACCGAGGAGCGCTTCCGCCAGCTCGGCGAGCGCTTCCAGGTGGCGCTCGACTCGGCGCAGATGGCCGTCTGGGAGACGAACCTGGCGACCGGGCAGGTGTTCCGCTCGGAGGGACATGACCGCCTCTACGGCTATCCCCACCCGCTGACGGAGTGGACCCACGAGCGGTTCATCGAGTCGCTCCACCCCGATGACCGGATGGGCGTCCAGACGCAACTGGATGACATCTTCGCGGGCAAGGCGGACACGTATGCCTCCACCTTCCGGACCGCGTGGCCGGACGGCACGTGGCACTGGCTCACCAGCCGGGCGCGGGTGCTGCGCGACGCGACGGGGAAGGTGGTGGTGATTCGTGGCGCCATCCTGGACATCACCGCGCTGAAGGAGACGGAGTTCGCGCTGCAGGAGGCCGTGCGCACGCGCGACGACTTCCTCTCGCTGGCCAGCCACGAGCTGCGCACGCCGCTGACGTCGCTGAGGCTCCAGGCCCAGCTGCTGCGGCGCATGGGCGAAAGCAACCCCACGGAGACGCTCAGCGCCCCGCGGGTGCACGAGAAGCTCGAGTCGACGGAGCGGCAGCTGCGCCGGCTGGGCGCGCTGGTGGACAACCTGCTCGACGTCAGCCGCATCCGCACGGGCAAGCTGGACTTCCAGTTCACCGAAGGCGACCTCGCCGCCGTCGTCGGGGACCTGGTCGCGCGCTTCACGGACGAGGCCCGTCACACGGGTGTCCAGCTCACCGCCTCCGTGGAGGGGCCCGTGGTGGGCCGCTTCGACCGGCTGCGGCTGGAGCAGGTGGTGAGCAACCTGCTGTCCAACGCGCTTCGCTATGGTGCGGGCAATCCCGTTCGCCTCTCGCTCACCCGCCATGAGGACGGCGTGCGGCTGCTCGTGCGGGACGGCGGCCCGGGTGTTCCTCCGCGGGATCGCGAGCGCATCTTCGAGCGCTTCACCCAGGGTGACAACGCGCGGCGCCGGGGCGGCATGGGGCTGGGGCTCTACATCGTCCGGCAGATCGTCGAAGCACACGGCGGCCACATCCGCGTGGAGGACGCTCCGGGCGGCGGCGCCACCTTCGTCGTGGAGCTGCCCATCTAG
- a CDS encoding TIGR02452 family protein: MSLKGLAQETVRITEEGTYVAPSGRRVVLGDSVARAVEGTVLYRPGDFGPLVVPEGVPTPPRIEVTGEKTGQAARRLVEEGETRIAALNFASAKNPGGGFLGGAKAQEEDLARCSALYPCLLTQREYYDVNRAESSPLYTDHLIYSPDVPFFRDDALELLEEPFLLSVLTMPAPNAGVALRENPGLRRQVHAVLRARALKVLQAAAREGHRVLVLGAWGCGVFRNEPAEVAGAFSSALATLSGAFSRVVFAVYERGGDGPNLRAFQEHFS; this comes from the coding sequence ATGTCGTTGAAGGGGCTGGCGCAGGAGACGGTGCGAATCACGGAGGAGGGGACGTATGTGGCGCCCTCGGGGCGGCGCGTCGTGCTGGGTGACAGCGTGGCGCGCGCGGTGGAGGGGACGGTGCTCTACCGGCCGGGGGACTTCGGGCCGCTCGTCGTGCCGGAGGGAGTGCCCACCCCGCCGCGCATCGAGGTGACGGGCGAGAAGACGGGACAGGCCGCCCGGCGCCTGGTGGAGGAAGGGGAGACGCGCATCGCCGCGCTCAACTTCGCCTCCGCGAAGAACCCCGGTGGAGGCTTCCTGGGCGGGGCGAAGGCGCAGGAGGAGGACCTGGCCCGCTGTTCGGCGCTCTATCCGTGCCTGCTGACGCAGCGCGAGTACTACGACGTCAACCGCGCGGAGTCCTCGCCGCTTTACACCGACCACCTCATCTACTCGCCGGACGTGCCGTTCTTCCGGGACGACGCGCTGGAGTTGCTGGAGGAGCCCTTCCTGCTCTCGGTGCTCACCATGCCCGCGCCCAACGCGGGGGTGGCGCTTCGCGAGAATCCGGGCCTGCGCAGGCAGGTCCACGCGGTGCTGCGCGCGCGGGCGCTCAAGGTGCTCCAGGCGGCGGCGCGCGAGGGCCATCGCGTCCTGGTGCTGGGGGCGTGGGGCTGTGGGGTGTTCCGCAACGAGCCCGCTGAAGTGGCCGGGGCCTTCTCGTCCGCGCTGGCGACCTTGTCCGGGGCCTTCTCCCGGGTGGTGTTCGCCGTCTACGAGCGAGGCGGGGATGGGCCCAACCTGCGTGCCTTCCAGGAGCACTTCTCCTGA
- the gstA gene encoding glutathione transferase GstA, protein MKLYYTPGACSLSPHIILREAGLKFAVEKVDLRSKKTETGVDFNTVNPKGYVPTLVLDNGAMLTEGPAIVQYLADQAPESKLAPANGTFERYQLQEMLNFISTELHKAFSPLFNPAFPDDGKRIFRDRIAQRLTTLNGLLEKNAFLMGEQFTVADAYLFTVLNWTRPMQIDLEPYPFVKAYHGRIAARPHVQAALAAEGLTK, encoded by the coding sequence ATGAAGCTCTACTACACGCCGGGTGCCTGCTCCCTGTCTCCGCACATCATCCTGCGCGAGGCGGGATTGAAGTTCGCTGTCGAGAAGGTCGACCTGCGCTCCAAGAAGACGGAGACCGGCGTGGACTTCAACACCGTCAACCCCAAGGGCTATGTGCCCACGCTCGTGCTCGACAACGGCGCGATGCTGACGGAAGGGCCCGCCATCGTGCAGTACCTGGCGGACCAGGCGCCGGAGAGCAAGCTCGCCCCGGCCAACGGCACGTTCGAGCGCTACCAGCTCCAGGAGATGCTCAACTTCATCTCCACCGAGCTGCACAAGGCCTTCAGCCCCCTGTTCAACCCCGCGTTCCCCGATGACGGCAAGCGCATCTTCCGCGACCGCATCGCGCAGCGGCTCACGACGTTGAACGGGCTGCTCGAGAAGAACGCGTTCCTGATGGGGGAGCAGTTCACCGTGGCGGATGCCTACCTCTTCACGGTGCTGAACTGGACGCGGCCCATGCAGATCGACCTGGAGCCCTACCCCTTCGTGAAGGCCTACCATGGGCGCATCGCCGCGCGGCCGCACGTGCAGGCGGCGCTGGCGGCCGAAGGGCTGACGAAGTGA
- a CDS encoding VOC family protein, giving the protein MSSAFVKLLVSDLARSQAFYEALGFERTQAEPPFVRLQWAGTVDIYLVSPPSARQLEGRRGLGVLVGIRLESTPNGLDELLLRAQAQGAEVEGPTVQPWYTREVIVTDPDGYRLNFIEPA; this is encoded by the coding sequence GTGAGCTCCGCGTTCGTCAAGCTGCTCGTCTCCGACCTGGCGCGCTCACAGGCGTTCTACGAAGCGCTGGGCTTCGAGCGCACCCAGGCCGAGCCCCCCTTCGTCCGCCTCCAGTGGGCGGGCACGGTGGACATCTACCTCGTCTCGCCTCCGTCGGCGCGACAGCTGGAGGGGCGGCGGGGCCTGGGCGTGCTCGTGGGCATCCGGCTCGAGAGCACGCCCAACGGCCTGGACGAGCTGCTGCTGCGCGCGCAGGCCCAAGGCGCCGAGGTGGAAGGCCCCACCGTGCAGCCCTGGTACACCCGGGAGGTCATCGTCACCGACCCGGACGGCTACCGGCTCAACTTCATCGAGCCCGCGTAG
- a CDS encoding UvrB/UvrC motif-containing protein gives MLPRVASLLAHVRAQAENRPGIYRMLGPSGEVLYVGKSVRVRTRLLSYFRAEPGDKAADIIARAHDIDWEHTPSEFAALLRELRLIKLHRPLYNVEHKRDRSHCFLHLTQEAVPRLQVVTRVTGASGDYYGPFHGTHTVSEVARAVNDLLELRDCAADTPMRLADQGQLFPLTQEPLCMRGKVSRCLAPCAGGCTRAEYHAHVAQARAFLEGHADTPLALLHERMALAARRLQFEYAAELRDRAERLQHLRQWMVSLGQTMKRLTFVYSVPGHAGDDRVYILRRGSVRDERPAPRTLRERKALAARAQEVFERPEPETLGLRAHEAQEVMLIARWFHLHPEQFEHAEHAPHAAP, from the coding sequence ATGCTTCCCCGCGTCGCCTCACTCCTGGCCCACGTCCGCGCGCAGGCGGAGAACCGCCCTGGCATCTACCGGATGCTCGGGCCCTCCGGAGAGGTGCTCTACGTCGGCAAGTCCGTGCGGGTGCGCACCCGGCTGCTCTCGTACTTCCGCGCCGAGCCCGGCGACAAGGCGGCGGACATCATCGCCCGGGCGCACGACATCGACTGGGAGCACACGCCCAGCGAGTTCGCCGCGCTGTTGCGGGAGCTGCGCCTCATCAAGCTCCACCGCCCGCTCTACAACGTGGAGCACAAGCGCGACCGGAGCCACTGCTTCCTCCACCTCACGCAGGAGGCCGTGCCCCGCCTCCAGGTCGTGACCCGCGTCACCGGCGCGAGCGGCGACTACTACGGCCCCTTCCACGGCACGCACACCGTCTCCGAGGTGGCGCGCGCGGTGAACGACCTGCTGGAGCTGCGCGACTGCGCGGCGGACACGCCCATGAGGCTCGCGGACCAGGGACAGCTCTTCCCGCTCACGCAGGAGCCGCTCTGCATGCGGGGCAAGGTCTCGCGCTGCCTCGCGCCGTGCGCCGGGGGCTGCACCCGCGCCGAGTACCACGCCCACGTGGCCCAGGCCCGCGCCTTCCTCGAGGGGCACGCCGACACGCCGCTCGCGCTGCTGCATGAGCGCATGGCGCTCGCGGCCCGGCGCCTCCAGTTCGAGTACGCCGCCGAGCTCAGGGACCGCGCCGAGCGGCTCCAGCACCTCCGGCAGTGGATGGTCTCCCTGGGCCAGACGATGAAGCGGCTGACCTTCGTGTACTCCGTTCCAGGCCACGCGGGGGACGACCGCGTCTACATCCTGCGCCGGGGAAGCGTGCGCGATGAGCGGCCCGCGCCCAGAACCCTCCGCGAGCGCAAAGCCCTGGCGGCCCGGGCCCAGGAGGTCTTCGAGCGCCCGGAGCCCGAGACGCTGGGCCTGCGCGCGCACGAGGCGCAGGAGGTGATGCTCATCGCCCGCTGGTTCCATCTGCATCCGGAGCAGTTCGAGCACGCGGAGCACGCACCCCACGCCGCGCCTTGA
- a CDS encoding ammonium transporter → MKKWLAVALLVGVGVAGMWVTPAAQVKQGGPLNPADTAWLLTATALVLLMTPGLSFFYGGMVRLKNVVSTLLQSFIAMAVISLLWVVVGFSLSFGDSFHGLIGDPRTFFMFSGVGEQTHPDLAPTIPLLLFALFQLKFAIITPALITGAFAERVRFKAYLLFMVLFALFIYAPLAHWTWHPEGFLRQWGVLDFAGGTVVHMSAGFAALAGALVLGRRRAHLENAAHTPANLPFVMLGTGMLWFGWFGFNAGSALSASALAALAFATTNTASAAAMLGWMAFDWLRGRKPSALGACVGAVVGLVAVTPAAGFITVGQSILVGLVASFVSNTAVHLKSRTSLDDTLDVFPCHGLGGVVGMVLTGVLAKDVGLIHGETRTFLMHLAALVLVSTFSFVGSYLLYKLVDRVVPLRVTHAQEEQGLDLSQHDEVVGESPALPSPHDTPEPLPA, encoded by the coding sequence ATGAAGAAGTGGCTGGCAGTGGCCTTGCTGGTGGGCGTGGGTGTGGCGGGCATGTGGGTGACGCCGGCGGCGCAGGTGAAGCAAGGAGGCCCGCTCAACCCGGCGGATACCGCGTGGCTCCTCACCGCGACGGCGCTGGTGCTGCTGATGACCCCGGGCCTGTCATTCTTCTACGGCGGCATGGTGCGGCTGAAGAACGTGGTCTCCACGCTGTTGCAGAGCTTCATCGCCATGGCGGTCATCAGCCTGCTCTGGGTGGTGGTGGGCTTCAGCCTGAGCTTCGGTGACAGCTTTCACGGGCTCATTGGCGACCCGCGCACCTTCTTCATGTTCAGCGGCGTGGGGGAGCAGACGCATCCGGACCTGGCGCCCACCATTCCCTTGCTGCTGTTCGCGCTGTTCCAGCTCAAGTTCGCCATCATCACCCCGGCGCTCATCACGGGAGCCTTCGCGGAGCGGGTCCGCTTCAAGGCGTATCTGCTCTTCATGGTGCTCTTCGCGCTGTTCATCTACGCGCCGCTCGCGCACTGGACGTGGCACCCGGAGGGGTTTCTGCGCCAATGGGGCGTGCTGGACTTCGCGGGCGGCACGGTGGTGCACATGTCCGCGGGCTTCGCGGCGCTCGCGGGCGCGCTGGTGCTCGGGCGACGCCGGGCGCATCTGGAGAACGCGGCCCACACGCCCGCCAACCTGCCCTTCGTCATGCTGGGCACGGGCATGTTGTGGTTCGGCTGGTTCGGCTTCAACGCGGGCTCGGCGCTGTCGGCGTCCGCACTGGCGGCGCTCGCCTTCGCCACCACCAACACGGCGTCCGCGGCGGCCATGCTGGGATGGATGGCTTTCGACTGGCTGCGCGGCCGCAAGCCGAGCGCCCTGGGCGCGTGCGTGGGCGCGGTGGTGGGCCTGGTGGCGGTCACTCCCGCGGCGGGATTCATCACCGTGGGCCAAAGCATCCTGGTGGGACTGGTAGCCAGCTTCGTGAGCAACACGGCCGTCCACCTCAAGAGCCGCACGTCGCTGGACGACACGCTGGATGTGTTTCCCTGCCACGGCCTGGGCGGCGTGGTGGGCATGGTGCTCACGGGCGTGCTGGCCAAGGACGTGGGGCTCATCCATGGGGAGACGCGCACGTTCCTGATGCACCTGGCCGCGCTCGTCCTGGTGTCGACCTTCTCCTTCGTGGGCTCGTACCTGCTCTACAAGCTGGTCGACCGCGTCGTCCCGCTGCGCGTCACCCACGCGCAGGAGGAACAGGGGCTCGACCTGAGCCAGCACGACGAGGTGGTGGGCGAGTCGCCCGCCCTGCCCTCGCCCCACGACACGCCCGAGCCCTTGCCCGCCTGA
- a CDS encoding GNAT family N-acetyltransferase has protein sequence MTKAAPKDSLEVRVRRIHRRDLNRTWEFLKLVFRDVNRETVEYQRPRSKRRFMEVYTSEWIEQLLYEVDGNIVGYSECAFEATGDDNWVNPRWFEKRGMRPLFVEELAVHPDYQGRGVGSFMLDQLQHLARTRGCTHLVLEVAENNESALAWYRARTFYKLDAAIFLAQKVPGEPDLLPPRRLKRRAKVAEETAATPNTGPMPASPAPKASARKTRASAAKKGG, from the coding sequence ATGACAAAAGCCGCGCCCAAGGACTCCCTCGAGGTTCGAGTCCGCCGCATCCACCGCCGCGACCTCAACCGGACGTGGGAGTTCCTCAAGCTCGTCTTCCGCGACGTGAACCGCGAGACGGTGGAGTACCAGCGTCCCCGCTCCAAGCGCCGCTTCATGGAGGTCTACACCTCCGAGTGGATCGAGCAGCTGCTCTACGAGGTGGACGGGAACATCGTCGGCTACTCCGAGTGCGCCTTCGAGGCCACCGGCGACGACAACTGGGTGAACCCGCGCTGGTTCGAGAAGCGGGGCATGCGGCCGCTCTTCGTGGAGGAGCTCGCGGTGCACCCCGACTACCAGGGCCGGGGCGTGGGCAGCTTCATGTTGGATCAGCTCCAGCACCTGGCGCGCACGCGAGGCTGCACGCACCTGGTGCTGGAGGTGGCGGAGAACAACGAGTCCGCGCTGGCGTGGTACCGGGCGCGGACGTTCTACAAGCTCGACGCGGCCATCTTCCTCGCGCAGAAGGTGCCCGGAGAGCCGGACCTGCTGCCGCCGCGCCGGCTCAAGCGCCGCGCCAAGGTGGCGGAGGAGACGGCCGCCACGCCCAACACCGGACCGATGCCCGCCTCGCCCGCGCCGAAGGCCAGCGCGCGCAAGACGCGGGCCTCGGCGGCGAAGAAGGGCGGCTGA